The nucleotide sequence ATGGGCCTGGTGATCCCCCTGCGCCCGCTGGATGTCGAGTTCGGCCTGGAGCAGGTTAACGTGGTGACCATGCAGGCTGTCAGCGGCGCAGGTTACCCCGGCGTGTCCTCGCTGGACATTATCGACAATATCATCCCCTATATCGGCGGCGAGGAGCCCAAGATGGAGCAAGAGCCGCTGAAGATGCTGGGCACGCTGGAGGACGGCAGCCGGTTCGTGGACGCGCAGATCACGATCAGCGCCCAGTGCAACCGCGTGCCGGTTATCGACGGGCACCTGGAGTGTGTCAGCGTCAAGCTGAGCAGGCAGCCCTCGCTCGAGGAGTTCACCGCCGCGCTGGCAAATTTCAAGGCCCGTCCGCAGGAGTTGAACCTGCCCTCGGCGCCGCGAAGGCCGATCCTGGTGCGGACCGAGGACGACCGCCCGCAGCCGCGGCTCGACCGCGACCACGGGGCCGGGATGGCGGTGACGGTGGGCCGGATACGCCCGTGCAGCATTTTCGGCTACAAGTTTCTGGTGCTGAGCCACAACACCGTGCGCGGCGCGGCCGGCGCCTCGATCCTCAACGCCGAGTTCATGAAGGCCGAGGGGTATTTCTAAGATTTTTCGACATCTGAGAAGTTAAAAGCCCGGCGGACATCATCCGCCGGGCTTTGCTGTTGATCGTAATTCCTAATTTTTACGCACCTTTTTTTACACAACACCGTCCCGTCATACCACGAATTATGTTGGAAACTTCATGGTTTTAGCTTTTATTCCCTTCTAAAAAGAGGGGACAAAGGGGTGTGTGGTTTTGCAGTGGATTAGACGTGTTTCTTGCGGGCGCACACATGGATGCGCCCCTACTTGCATTGGCGAATCAGGTAACGCTTTGTAGGGGCGGACTGAGTGTCCGCCCGTCATGCAGGTGCCGGGATTCTTCATACAGTAAGGTTTAACCTCAAGCCACCTCGTTCAACTCGCCCCGG is from Candidatus Glassbacteria bacterium and encodes:
- the asd gene encoding aspartate-semialdehyde dehydrogenase; the protein is MEKIKVGVLGATGAVGQRFITLLENHPCFELSEVAASKRSSGKTYEEAVAGRWRVSADIPERARKMEVKDVKPGLDCRIVFGAMDAGPAGPVEEEFAAAGYYVFSNARSHRYDDDVPILLPEVNAEHAGVVEHQRKQRGWDGFIVTNSNCSTMGLVIPLRPLDVEFGLEQVNVVTMQAVSGAGYPGVSSLDIIDNIIPYIGGEEPKMEQEPLKMLGTLEDGSRFVDAQITISAQCNRVPVIDGHLECVSVKLSRQPSLEEFTAALANFKARPQELNLPSAPRRPILVRTEDDRPQPRLDRDHGAGMAVTVGRIRPCSIFGYKFLVLSHNTVRGAAGASILNAEFMKAEGYF